From the Streptomyces sp. NBC_00390 genome, the window ATGTTCATCGTCCAACGGCTCTGTCTGGACTGGGGAATTGTCCGGATCCCTGGCGCCCCCGGCAAGACGGTCTGGGCGGAGCTCGCCGCGCCCGCATAAGACGTTTTTGAAACTCTTGTGGAGCACGTCAATACGGCGTGCTCTTTGTCTTCCCTCCCCAAGGCCTCAGGCGTACCTTGAGCGCCCGATCTGATGTGTCGTCAGTCAGTAACGTGCGCACGAGGGGAAGTCGAGTGTCGTACCAGAAGCGGACAGCTCTCGCGCTGGCAGCAGCGGTGGCGGGCTCGGTGGTTCTGATGACCGCCCCCGCCGCGCATGCCACCGTCGTGGACGTCGATTACAAGTGCCGGACGCCCATCGGCCCGAAGGCCGCGGTCTCACCGATCGACATCAAGGCCGTCAAGAGCGGCAGCTCCTACAAGCTCACCATGTCCTTCCAGAAGGGCGTCTCCTCCAGCCCGGTCGAACTGGGCAAGGGGGCCATGAACCCGAGCGCGCTGATCGAACTTGGCGGTGCCGAGGGGGGCAAGGTGCCGGTCTCGGGGCCGGCCAACGCCGCGGCCATCCCGGCCAACACCCCCATCAAGATCAATGACTTGTCGGGTACGTACACCCCGAAGAAGAGCGGGAAGGTCACCTTCACGGCCGGAGTGCTGACCATCAAGGCGCTCGGTACGACCACGACCTGCACCCCCGGCAACAGCCCCGGGCCCTCGCTGGAACTGGACGTCACGGCTGCCGGCGGCAGCTCGCAGGCGTCGGCGTCCGGGGAACTCCCCAAG encodes:
- a CDS encoding LPXTG cell wall anchor domain-containing protein, giving the protein MSYQKRTALALAAAVAGSVVLMTAPAAHATVVDVDYKCRTPIGPKAAVSPIDIKAVKSGSSYKLTMSFQKGVSSSPVELGKGAMNPSALIELGGAEGGKVPVSGPANAAAIPANTPIKINDLSGTYTPKKSGKVTFTAGVLTIKALGTTTTCTPGNSPGPSLELDVTAAGGSSQASASGELPKTGPLDSATALATLGGTILLSGAAGVLWLTRRSGGRIAS